Genomic window (Oryza sativa Japonica Group chromosome 3, ASM3414082v1):
TGATCTTTGGATTACATGTTCTTCAATCGTTCACAACAGcttttcaaaaacaaaacaaaaaaaaaaatcggttcATGTTATCTGACAAGTGAACACTAACATCAGTTTGGTATCTTAGCTCAATATACCAGGAAgcaagaaaaagaaattaaatgatCTCACTCAACAGCATCCTTTCTGTTCACAAAATCTTACAAAACGTTATTATGGAACCTATACATGTACTACAAGAAAGGAAGTCATATAGTTCAATTAAATTTCTGGGTTGCTATAAAATACAAAAGGTGCAACTGTAATTACCTAATTTGCAGTATCTAAGTTCACCAAAGTGCTGTGCCCAGTATATACCAAACAAGAAATACATTTTGCCCCTTTAACTTACAAAACACACATGTATCAGCTTTCCTCAGCGTGACAACATCTTTTCTATGTAACCAGGTAAGTGAATGAACAACTGATATGTTGTATTGTACACCGTGGAACCTGACAACTTGaatctcactttttttttgtttcacccaTCATGCATAAGCCAGGAAAGTAGCCAACACAATCCAAAATGCCAAGAGCGGGAGCGTCAATGGTTGTTTTGTTAGAGGGCTTGCATTAGGCAACCATGGATATGCATCTGGAGGTGGCATGACACAATTGTCACCATTGAAGTACACACGGTGGGGGAAGGCCCATCCCTTGTCAAAGGTGAAAGCCATAGAATCCTTCCGCAGAAGTAGTTCTGACTGCGCATTTCCAAGTGGGCCAGCTTGCATGAGCAAATCGTTGTAGAACTTTACTCCCCAGAACATTGCAGTATCATCTAAAATAGAAGGAACAAATTCTGTCAGAGAGGTTGAAGGAGGGAGGGGCATGTCACAGGTGCATTCTATTACTCTGAAAGTTAAGTAAAACAATTTACTTACTTATTCTGCCTCCATATGGAGTAAGTGGTTTGTAGTTGAAGCTAAACAGCTGGGTGATATTGTTGAAGTTAGGATGCTGAATGACCAAGTTCCATTGTGTGTAATTCATGCGGTAGTTGAAGTTTGTGATCGTGACTTTTACTCTCCAGTATTCCTTGTAGTTGAGCTTCACATGCCAGTGGATTCTTATTGGGCACATGTGGGAAGTGCATTGGACAAGAGGTTGGCCAGTCCATTTGCCAGGGCCATCGATGGCAGATTGTAAATAGGGTGAATTCTCACTGTGGAAATGAATGGAACTTGTTAAAGCTTTTGCAGAAAATTAGGGCCTCGATAGGAACTGAAATAACAATAACAGCTTAGTAACTCACTTTACACAGCTCCCAGGACTAGTCCCATTGTTTTGGCAGCCACAAGAGCATGTTGGGCAGTTCACAATTGTGTCATTGTAAAATGACGAGAGAGATACACAACAGGTTGGAGTCTTCTGAGCAAGAAATTGTGAGTATGTGCAGGTCACATTCCATGTCACTGCAAGTAGAGTTTATCTTGTTAAGAATCAATAAAGAGAAATTTCTGGTATAAGACTTAAAACATAATTTAACTTCTCATAACGCCATCACGATGCTTATCTGCATTTGACATAAATTTTATGCTAGACAACAATATTAACTGTACTATGCTACATTCTATGAAGCCGAGCAATAACCTACAACAAACAAACGTTCCTAGGTAATGAACTCATCTCACTTAGAGAATAATCTCTTCTCATTCAATGGACTACATTTTCTCACTTCCCTACAGATATGGTAGCCTAGCTTAAACATGCAAGATTTTTGTTCGTTTAGTGCAAATGCATTTACTCAAAGAGTACAAGCAATTGATATCAGGCAGTAAAGAGAGCTACTTACTTAGAGCTTGGGTTGCCCTGCGCCCATCATTGGTGAAAAACTTAGTAGGCCTAACAATCATAGCACGCCCACATGTGTACCCAGGACCTGGGGCCTTAAGAGTAAAGTTCTTAGGCAGCTTAACTGTCTTATTTGTAGTCCCAGCAAGACCTACACTGATCTGGAAGGATGAAGCAGCATTTAATGGGTCCTGGTTAAATGTATTTATAACTCCTGCTTTGCAGCAATTGGCAATTTGCATGTTGTATGGGGTGCCTGGAAGCAGATCAACAATCGTGGGATCTTTCTTGCAGCAGTGGGGTGGGTTGCCCTTGAACTTTGAGCAATCACCCTGCTCAGTGGTCTGTGCTCCAACCATCGACCAAATGACCTCCTTCTTCGCCCATGTCCACCCCAGCTGCCACCCAGGTGCCTGGATGTGCCGAAATTGTTGATAATTGAACATTGTGACTACAGCCTGCACAGGAGACATTTGGGGGAAAATCATGATACACAAACATACAGGTTAACCAGATATCCGTATAATATGATAACATGCATCTTGCTTACTGTATTATTATCTGTGGCACATATTTCTAATCAGTTGTTACTTGTTAGTTATACTATTAGTTTTGCATTGCAAGACAAtttctataaaataaaattatcgcTCAATAATAGGTTGAGATGAAAGATACGAATGATGGATGTGCTACTTACAACGTAACCATCAGGAGTCCATTGCATAACGTCCCATTTTATTGTGATGTTCCCATTTGGATCCAGCGAATCATAAGCTtctgcaagaaaaaaaagagagagaatatgAATTAAGCATTAAGTTACATCCCGATTCCGATTTAAAAGGTACACACCACACAACTAATAAGAAATTCGCGGtgaatattatttctaaaaaaaaaatctgaattagAAGTAGTAAGAAATTTGCACTAATTTCTCTGTCCTGAACTGAACAGATCCATCACCGAAATGCTTGAGATGAAGATTCAGCGAAGATAGCAAAGACTGGTGCTGGTAAGGAAGCTCTGTGTGTGCTCCTCCCAATTGCCCTAAGCTACCTAATTCGACCTCAGAATTCGTGCAAGCATGAGAGAAATGGAAGTCCCTAGTGAATTTGGAGCCCAACCAGGAGTACCAAAAACAGAAAGAAGCCAATGACGCCGAACTGGAGCCACCGACACTGTAAGGACAAGCAGCCCGGGAGTCGCATTGCCCACACGCACGCGACGGAATCTCGCGGCCACCTCGTCCGATCATCCTCCTCATCGGCGATCGGGGCCTAACAaagctcgccggcgacagcgacggccgGCCGACGGACACGGCAGCACGAGCAGAGAGCTAGCGAGATGATACAGGTGGCCCAAGAAAGCGGGGGAAGCAAAGCTACGACGAACCTGTGGCGCTCGGCGCGGAGAGGAGCAGCGCCGCCACGAGCAGCGCGGAGGCGCCCCACGCGACGGATCTTGCgctcccggcgccgccacccgccgccatCATCCCCGGACACGGCACCAACACCACACCACCACACCGGTAGGCAGGTAGGTACAGTACAGCCAGCCGCAGCGCGCAACCCCCCGCCGATCtcgcgcgccgcctgcctccCCTCGGAATGCGCGCGTCGGCGTCCGTCCGGCCGCCGGCAATTGGGAAGCGAGGAGCGGAGGTGGTGGGGAGATCTGGGGGGCGGTGGTGGTGTGAGGAGTGTGGGGCTTAAAGCATGTGCGGGCTCCTCccctgctgttttttttttttactgcgacgagacgacgacgcggcgcgcgTCACCTCAGTCTCgtcgctctcctctcctcccccgcgcgggCGTtctcgtggaggttgaagcctaGAAGGGTAAtattggggtttttttttggttgccGCGAGCCCGCGAGCGATAGCGTGGGAGGGAGTCTGGTAGATGGATGTGGACGCACTAACATCTGGGGGTGATTTTACGGGGATGCCCCTCGCTCACACGGCTGTTGATGTGCTGCATTGGCGATTCCAGAGTTCAGACAAACAGGGACGACCTGAAAATCAACTCCCCTCCGCAACTGATTGAGAGGTTAATCGGAAAATTTTATGGGAATGTATGTCTGTGTTTGATAGTGTGATTCGGCTGTTACGGTTAACTAATATTTAAATTCTGAACTTGACGTTGGTATTTGTATTTATGGTTAACTATTTTTCGGTGGTAGACATCAATGGTGATTTCGTTAATTTTTCAGAAGTGTTTTATAGGGTAGAGTATGCAtgtgtgtctttttttttctatgagtGCACGTGAGTTGTAAGCGTATGCGTTTATACCGTTCTTAGAAAACTCGCTACATATAAAACTGCATGTCTCTTATCTGTTCGTGCAAGTTTAGAATGCAAAGAACTTAAAAAAACAGTTAGTATTCAAAACAAAATTGATCAATCACTCCATTATTCAGTGTTGCGTTTACTTAATGGTATAGTGTGTTTTTTATGTTAACAATGTCTCCTGAAGTCCTGATCCGAGGCAATCATTCCAAACAAAAAGGTTTGTTACACTCTCACTTTCACCTAGCTGCAGCCTGCAAGTGATAATAGTCGACTAGTACTACAATAGCCAGTCATAAGGGGCAAAACGGGAAACACTCGACCAGCTTTACTAGCTTTGTTAAAATAGTGACAGAGGCTGATGACTTTGATTAGACAGAGGCCAAGCCACACATGCAGCCGACACTTCAGGGAATAAAAAGAAGAGCAGAAGaatcaggagagagagagagagagagagagagagagagagagagagaacgaggCTGTTTAGTTTAGTCCTGGCGCTAATCAACCAGCGATGATGCACGCGAGATGCAGCTTAATTAGGACGGAAGAGGCAAAGAAAGCTGCTTGAGCTCGGTGCACCAACCAACACCGTGGACACCGTCGCCATCACACTAATTGGTGCTATTATCTGGACGTGCCAACAACCAAATCGCGATCGGCCATGCCATTAAACAATTCAGTATAGTTATGCTTATgcacttttcttttttgttttgctcatggctaattaattaattgtatttGCATCGAAATCTCCAGCTGTATGTGTGTAGTCTGTAGCTAACAACTTCCATGTGTTCTTTgctctttttttctccttttctttattGGAAGCATCAGATGAATGAGCTGAGTACAATGGTTTTGGCCAACATGTCAGTGATGGAGTGGATGGTTTTTGTTGAAATTTTCGAGACTCATCGATCAGTTAATTAAGGTTGTTCAAACGTCTGTATTGGTTGAATAGTTAGCTAAGGAGATTGGTTGTGCAAGGAGTTTTTTTAGCAGGGAGATTTTTGCTAACCTgctaatagaaaaatatatctgAACAGTTTGGAGAATGATA
Coding sequences:
- the LOC4334147 gene encoding COBRA-like protein 3; translated protein: MMAAGGGAGSARSVAWGASALLVAALLLSAPSATEAYDSLDPNGNITIKWDVMQWTPDGYVAVVTMFNYQQFRHIQAPGWQLGWTWAKKEVIWSMVGAQTTEQGDCSKFKGNPPHCCKKDPTIVDLLPGTPYNMQIANCCKAGVINTFNQDPLNAASSFQISVGLAGTTNKTVKLPKNFTLKAPGPGYTCGRAMIVRPTKFFTNDGRRATQALMTWNVTCTYSQFLAQKTPTCCVSLSSFYNDTIVNCPTCSCGCQNNGTSPGSCVNENSPYLQSAIDGPGKWTGQPLVQCTSHMCPIRIHWHVKLNYKEYWRVKVTITNFNYRMNYTQWNLVIQHPNFNNITQLFSFNYKPLTPYGGRINDTAMFWGVKFYNDLLMQAGPLGNAQSELLLRKDSMAFTFDKGWAFPHRVYFNGDNCVMPPPDAYPWLPNASPLTKQPLTLPLLAFWIVLATFLAYA